The Chitinophaga sp. H8 region GTATATTAAGCTACAGGCAATGCCCGCTCTTCTTTTGGATTCATCAACGCCTTACGCACCCACCGGCCATGCTCTTCCGCCCATTTCCTTACATTAAGCCGCTCTTTATTGCAAGGGCCATCTCCACCAATTACTTTAAAAAACTCATTCCAGTCAGGGTCTGTATATTCCCAACGACCGGTAGCTGCATTCTTTTTTAGATTAGGATCAGGCAGGGTAAGGCCCAATTCCCATAATTTAGGTACATAGGCGTCCAGAAACTGATTCCGCATATCATCATTGCTGGCCATTTTTACTTTCCACTGCATCAGTTTTTCACTATGCTGGGAGGACTTGTCCGGCGGGCCAAAGAAATGCATAATGGGCTGCCACCACCTGTTCAATGCATCCTGTAACATCTCCCTTTGTGCTGGAGTACCGGTAGCTAAGGTGATTAAAGCATCATGCCCTTGTTTCAGATGAAAGCTCTCCTCATAGCAAATCCTTTCCAATGCCCGGCAATATGGCCCATATGATCCTTTTGCATTGGCTACCTGGTTTACTATAGCCGCTGCATCTATCAAAAAGCCTATTACGGTTACATCTGCCCAGCTTTCTGCCGGATAATTAAATACATTGGAATATTTAGACTTGCCGCTCAGCAGATCATTGATCATGGCTTCTCTGGATTTGCCCAGGGTTTCAGCTGCATTATACAGCAATTGCCCATGACCGATTTCGTCCTGAACTTTGGCTATAAGTGCCAGTTTACGCTTAAAACCCGGTGCCCGGGTTATCCAGGTGCCTTCTGGTAATGCGCCTATAATTTCGGAATGGGCATGCTGTTCAATAAGCCGTATCAGCTGTCGCCGGTATTCTGTCGGCATCCAGTCGCCAGGCTCTATTTTCTCGCCTCTGGCAATACGTTCTTCAAATACAGCCAGCTTTTCAGGATCATCGTGCTGCTGCTCTTCCCGCAACTGTTTACCGTTGGGTTCATCAAATATATATCCGCCGCCGTACATAGCGTGATTGTTTTGGTCAATCTGTAAATTAATGAATTTTGGCCGTATCAGCCAGAAAATGATTCCCTCCCCGGAACCATTTTTATCGGTACCTTTAAAAGTAGTCTTAACCGCATTACAGGCATGTTTCTAACACCGGCAGGAATACTGATTTCTTTGCTCTTGCTTTCCTGGCAGCTTCCCTGCATAGCTAATACGCTGGCGGTAGGACAGCCCGTAATTAAGCTCGTATTTGAATATGCCAGACAACAGGAAGACCCTTCCGCTGATACATTATTCTATGCCAATGAAAGAAAATTACGCCTGGAAGATTTTATGGGTACTCCCTCCTTTAGAGGACCCAGTGCTGCAGTAGCTTATACCAGCTTTGCCTATGACGGCTCCAGCCTCATAAAAAAGGATACTTTATTCATTTTCCTGAGACTACAGGTGTTTTTTGTAAAAAGCGCTTCCTGGGTAAGAACAGATGCAAGAGACGACTATACGCTGGCGCATGAACAACTCCATTTTGATATTACCCTGCTGGTTGCAGAACGCTTTAAACAAAAACTACGGCAAACCGCACTCAACAGAGACGATTATGATAGTATTATCCAATACCAGTATTTGCAGTCCTTCCGGGAAATGAACCGCCTGCAATATGCTTTTGACCAGGAAACCAATCACGGCCTGGATAAAGCGGCACAGCTGCAATGGCAGGATAAGGTCAGGGCAGCTTTGAAGAATCATGGTACATTTCCCGAAGAACTAGGTTATGACGACTATTTTCAGGCATTTTAAAACAACTCTTTCTCCCTTTTTACGTTCTAATAAACGGAGATAACCAAAATTTAAATCAGGTACATATGCTACTAAAACAAATAGGCAGATGGACAGCCTGGTCACTGACCATCGCACTGGCACTTAATGCCTGCAAAAAACGGGATACTGCCAACCCTTCCGGCAATGCTGCTGAATTGTCAAAGGATACTATGTACTATACCTTCAAAGACGAATACCTTTGGACTGATGCCGTTCCTGATTACATGACCTTTAACCCCAGACGTTTTAACAACCTTCAGGATTTGTTTAACGCACTGGTATCTTATAAATCGCTTGACCGGTACAGCTTTCTTGATAATGGCGCTGTTGCTGGCCAGTTACAAGGAGGTATCTCCGGCGACTTCGGTTTTGATATCGGCTATAATACCCCCGATGAATTAAGGGTAATATATTGCTATGATGGCTCTCAGGCTTACCAGCAGGGTATCCGTCGTACCTGGCAGATTACTGCCATCAATGGAGACCCCGCCATCAGCTACGACGAAGGTGCCCATGGGGATGGCAGCGGAAAAAACCTCACCAGGGTATCCAAGGCAATGTATTCGAGTAACAGTACTTCCTTTACCTTCAAAAAGCCTGATGGCAGCACCCAAAACATCACCGTTTCCCGGAGCAACTATAATATCAATCCGGTACTGTTCAGTAAAGTGTACAATTTCAGTGGCCATAAGATAGGCTACTTCGTTTTTAACCAGTTTGTGGATACCAGTAAAATAGCCCCCCAGATCAATAATGCATTCAACAGTTTTACATCCGCAGGTATTACCGACCTGATAGTAGATCTTCGCTACAACCGCGGCGGGGTAGTTGTTACGCAGGAATATCTGGCCAATCTTATTGCCCCGCTGTCCGTAGGTACCAACAAGCAGACAGTGATGTACAAGGAAACCTTTAACAATAACCTCACTAATGGCCTCTTCAGTCCGTATGTACGCAATAGACCCCTTCCTCCTCCGGATCAACGGTTTACCTGGGCGGATGTTTTTAATGACCTCACCAGCGATGCTACCCGCTATTTCGCCAAAGCGGGTAGTCTTAACCTCCAGAATGTAGTGTTTATTGGTACCCGCTCTACCGCTTCTGCCAGTGAATTGCTTTATAACAGCCTGAAACCACATATCAACGCCAAGTGGGTGGGAGATACTACCTATGGCAAACCAGTGGGATTTTTAGGCATCCCGGTAGGGCAATATGATATGTACGCGATCAGCTTCCAAAGCAAAAACTCTCTCGGGGAAGGTGATTACTTTGATGGCTTTCCTCCTGATGTAAAAGATTATGAAGACATGTCTATTGATTGGGGAAATACAAGTGAGAAATACCTGCGCAATGCACTGATACTATTAGGAGTACCTTCCGGAGCACTGGGCCGC contains the following coding sequences:
- a CDS encoding S41 family peptidase gives rise to the protein MLLKQIGRWTAWSLTIALALNACKKRDTANPSGNAAELSKDTMYYTFKDEYLWTDAVPDYMTFNPRRFNNLQDLFNALVSYKSLDRYSFLDNGAVAGQLQGGISGDFGFDIGYNTPDELRVIYCYDGSQAYQQGIRRTWQITAINGDPAISYDEGAHGDGSGKNLTRVSKAMYSSNSTSFTFKKPDGSTQNITVSRSNYNINPVLFSKVYNFSGHKIGYFVFNQFVDTSKIAPQINNAFNSFTSAGITDLIVDLRYNRGGVVVTQEYLANLIAPLSVGTNKQTVMYKETFNNNLTNGLFSPYVRNRPLPPPDQRFTWADVFNDLTSDATRYFAKAGSLNLQNVVFIGTRSTASASELLYNSLKPHINAKWVGDTTYGKPVGFLGIPVGQYDMYAISFQSKNSLGEGDYFDGFPPDVKDYEDMSIDWGNTSEKYLRNALILLGVPSGALGRTSLNAALEQRRSMRSNALPGNGFNGMLETRRRLR
- a CDS encoding DUF922 domain-containing protein; protein product: MFLTPAGILISLLLLSWQLPCIANTLAVGQPVIKLVFEYARQQEDPSADTLFYANERKLRLEDFMGTPSFRGPSAAVAYTSFAYDGSSLIKKDTLFIFLRLQVFFVKSASWVRTDARDDYTLAHEQLHFDITLLVAERFKQKLRQTALNRDDYDSIIQYQYLQSFREMNRLQYAFDQETNHGLDKAAQLQWQDKVRAALKNHGTFPEELGYDDYFQAF
- the paaA gene encoding 1,2-phenylacetyl-CoA epoxidase subunit PaaA, whose translation is MYGGGYIFDEPNGKQLREEQQHDDPEKLAVFEERIARGEKIEPGDWMPTEYRRQLIRLIEQHAHSEIIGALPEGTWITRAPGFKRKLALIAKVQDEIGHGQLLYNAAETLGKSREAMINDLLSGKSKYSNVFNYPAESWADVTVIGFLIDAAAIVNQVANAKGSYGPYCRALERICYEESFHLKQGHDALITLATGTPAQREMLQDALNRWWQPIMHFFGPPDKSSQHSEKLMQWKVKMASNDDMRNQFLDAYVPKLWELGLTLPDPNLKKNAATGRWEYTDPDWNEFFKVIGGDGPCNKERLNVRKWAEEHGRWVRKALMNPKEERALPVA